A segment of the Candidatus Sysuiplasma jiujiangense genome:
TCATGCTGTCCATGATACGTCACCACAGGGAACTGCCCAGGCCGGTTATGAATGACAGGCACGGCAGGGAGCTGTGGAGCGGAAAGCAGCTCTTCTCCACAATACTGCCTGAAACGCTCAACATGGCATTCAAGTCGTCGATATGCATCAACTGCGAGCCGTGCCTCTACGAGAAATGCCAGTATGATGCCTATGTCAGAGTGAAAGACGGCAATTTCGAGGTAGGCACCATGGACGAGAAGGCCATAGGCGCCTTCAAGGGGAAGATCATAGACAAGCTCGCACGCGACTACGGCCCGGACACCGTCCGGGAGTTCATAGACAATTCCACAAAACTCGGCATCGGCGCAATAATGATCCGCGGTTTCTCCACCGGCCTCGCCGACGAGGACATTCCTGCGGATGCAAAGAAGCGCATAGCAGATTCGCTCGACGCCGCAGTGAAGAGGGTGGAGGAACTGGTCTCGATGTACAAAAAGGGCGAGCTCGAGCAGATGCCCGGAAGGTCCATGGAGGAAACACTGGAAGTCGAGGTGATGAAGGTGCTGGGAAGGGCCAGGGACGAGGCGGGCAATATCGCAGGGCAGTATCTCGGAATGGAGAACTCTGCCGTCATAATGGCAAAATGCGGCGCGAGAGGTTCGATGCTCAACCTTTCGCAGATGGCCGGATGCATAGGGCAGCAGGCTGTCAGGGGGGAAAGGCTTTCCAGGGGCTACTGGAACAGAACACTTCCGCATTTCAGGCAGGGGGATCTCGGTGCACAGGCAAAGGGGTTTGTCAAGCACAGCTACAAGGATGGCCTGACGCCGACAGAATTCTTTTTCCACAGCATGGGCGGAAGGGAGGGACTCGTGGACACGGCCGTCAGGACTTCTAGGTCCGGGTACATGCAGAGAAGACTCATAAATGCGCTCGAGGACATAAAAGTGACAGAGGACAGGACAGTGAGGAACACTGCCGATTCCATTGTGCAGCTTTTCTACGGTGAGGACGGTGTCGATCCGTCAAGAAGCGTCCAGGGCGATGCTGTCGACATAGACGGCATACTGATAGAGGCGCTCGGCGACGAGGCGCAGATACTCGCCAAGATAGAGGAGAAGAGGACGGGCGAATACGCAACGCTGGAAACAGATCTCATGGAAGGGCAGACGGAGGACGAGGCGGAGGAAGTCGACTACGACATCGAGGAGGGGGATGAGCAGTGAAGGAGAAGAAGACGGCAGCAAAAGGAAGGAAAGGCAGGAAACCGCCCGTAAGCGCCGATATTGAAAGCTATGTGGAGAGGAAGCACAAGGAGGGGAGCGCACTGGAGAAGAGGCTGAACAGGCTTCTTGGCGAGATGGAACATTCGCTGCCCGAAAGTGTCATCGAGAAGATTGCAGACAGGCTGGATGGCATAGAGGTCAGGGATTCGACGCTGAAGAAGATACTGCAGAAGGCATGCGACAGGTATGATCAGCATCTAATCGATCCCAATGAGTCCGCAGGCATAGTCGCCGCGCAGAGCATAGGGGAACCGGGAACGCAGATGACGATGAGAACATTCCACTACGCCGGTGTGGCAGAAATCAACGTCACGCTGGGACTGCCGCGCCTCATAGAGATAGTCGACGCGAGGAGGGCGCCCAGCACGCCCATGATGGAAATACACCTCAACAGGGAATTCGCGGCCGACAGGGATGTCGCCATGTGGGTGAGCAACATGATAGAGACGGCAACCCTGCTCGATGTTGCCTCGCTTGAGACTGACCTTGCGGCAATGAAGGTGCATGTGCTTCCGGATGCCGAAAGAATGAAGAAGAAGATGATCACGGCAGAGAAAATATTCGAGTCGCTGCAGCAGACGAGAGGTCTCAGGGATATTGTCTCATTCGGGCAGTCGAAGGGCATCACAATCGAGGTGCAGGAGCCTTCCTTCAGGCTGCTTCACCAGAAATCGGAGATTGCAAAGGAGACACGGATCAAGGGGATAACAAACATAACGCGCGCAGTCCTCCGCAAGGAGGCTGATGAGTACGTCCTCTACACCGAAGGGTCCAACCTGGAGGAGGTGCTGTCGCTTGACCTCACATACGGACAGTACGTTGAATTCACGGACAGGGCGCTTCTGGAAGAACTCAGGGAGGGCAATCCCGCGAAGCTCGCAATGCCTGTCATAGACAAGACAAGGGTGAGCACCAACAACATAGAGGAAATCTACTCGGTCCTCGGTGTGGAGGCAGCCAGGAATGCGATTATCAGCGAGGCGTCCAGCACACTCGAGGAACAGGGGCTCGTCGTGGACATCAGGCACATAATGCTCGTTGCAGACATGATGACGAACGACGGCAGCGTCAAGGCCATTGGCAGGCACGGCATATCAGGCAGGAAGTCGAGCGTTCTCGCAAGGGCGGCGTTCGAGATAACTTCGACACACCTTTTGCGGGCTGCAATAATCGGCGAGGAGGATCATCTTGACGGCGTGGCGGAAAATATTATAGTCGGACAGCCTGTTACACTTGGAACGGGTGCGGTGAACATAGAGTACGTGCCTTCAAAGAAGTGATACGAATGGATATGGACAATGCAATCAGGCTCGCGGTGGCAGACGGCAAGGTGGTCATTGGCGAAAGGGAAGTCGCGCGCTGTCTCGAGAAGAAGAAGGCCAAAGCGCTCGTTTACGCGTCAAACGCGCCGGAAGCGCTGCACTATTCAAGGCTCAGGAGCGTAAAGACGTACAGGTACTCCGGCGGGAGCGTTGAACTTGGAGTGGCCTGCGGAAAACCGTTCACCGTGTCCGTGGTTGCCATCACGGACGATGCTTCCGCATCGCTGCTCGGAGCGTAATCTTCTTGCAGAAGATGAAATTCAATTCGGAAACACTCCGCTACATATCACTGTTCGAAAGCGTGACGCACTGCCAGGTCAAGGACTGCCTCGACACGCCTGACAAGCTTGTTTTCGTTGTCGTGCCTGGACAGGCGCAGAGGGCTGTGGGCGCGAAGGGCGCAAACGCCATCAAGATGAAGCAGCTTACAGGCAAGGACATACAGATCATAGAGTTTTCCGACGAGCCGATACAGTTCGTAAAGAATGTTTTCCACAGCTACGGCGTAAAGGACGTAGTGCTTGAGGAAAGGGGAAACATCGTCCACGCAACAGTGACGGTCGATCCGGCTGTCAAGGGAAGGGCCATAGGCAAGGACGGCAAGAACCTGAGGATTGCCAGGGACATCGTCAACAGGCACCACAACATACAGAGCGTCAGCGTTGCGTAATTTCTCTCCTCTCGACTTCAGTTCTCTCGGCAGTGGGGTATTCCTCGACGATAAAAATCCTTTCGCCGGCCTCGGGCGCGATCTCCTCGGCTATCCATGGTGCTATTTCCACCCTGTTCCGCTCGCTGTCCAGCCTTATGAATCTGTCAGGAATGCCGAATCTCTTCTTGAGATCCGCAAGCGACCTCCCGGGACTGCTGTTTTCTATGACTGCCCTGAGCAGCGTTCCGTCCTGCGTCACAACATCGCCGCTCCATCTGACCACCGAAGCCATGCGCTTTA
Coding sequences within it:
- a CDS encoding DNA-directed RNA polymerase subunit A''; the protein is MEHSLPESVIEKIADRLDGIEVRDSTLKKILQKACDRYDQHLIDPNESAGIVAAQSIGEPGTQMTMRTFHYAGVAEINVTLGLPRLIEIVDARRAPSTPMMEIHLNREFAADRDVAMWVSNMIETATLLDVASLETDLAAMKVHVLPDAERMKKKMITAEKIFESLQQTRGLRDIVSFGQSKGITIEVQEPSFRLLHQKSEIAKETRIKGITNITRAVLRKEADEYVLYTEGSNLEEVLSLDLTYGQYVEFTDRALLEELREGNPAKLAMPVIDKTRVSTNNIEEIYSVLGVEAARNAIISEASSTLEEQGLVVDIRHIMLVADMMTNDGSVKAIGRHGISGRKSSVLARAAFEITSTHLLRAAIIGEEDHLDGVAENIIVGQPVTLGTGAVNIEYVPSKK
- a CDS encoding ribosomal L7Ae/L30e/S12e/Gadd45 family protein, which gives rise to MDMDNAIRLAVADGKVVIGEREVARCLEKKKAKALVYASNAPEALHYSRLRSVKTYRYSGGSVELGVACGKPFTVSVVAITDDASASLLGA
- a CDS encoding NusA-like transcription termination signal-binding factor encodes the protein MKFNSETLRYISLFESVTHCQVKDCLDTPDKLVFVVVPGQAQRAVGAKGANAIKMKQLTGKDIQIIEFSDEPIQFVKNVFHSYGVKDVVLEERGNIVHATVTVDPAVKGRAIGKDGKNLRIARDIVNRHHNIQSVSVA